In Deltaproteobacteria bacterium, a single genomic region encodes these proteins:
- a CDS encoding NADP-dependent oxidoreductase, translating into MQAVRFHSYGDTKVLVLEEAPRPEAGEGEVLIRVHAAGVNPLDWKVRAGHVKAWLQHRLPLIPGWDVSGVVEAVGPEVTNFKVGDAVYGMLDFMRDGAYAEYVTARTRHLALKPNSIDHTQAGAAPLASLTAWQSLFEVAGLESGQTVLIHAAAGGVGHFAVQFAKWKGAKIIGTASASNADFLRALGADEVIDYRSTRFEEAVTDVDVVLDTIGGDTQARSWRVLKKGGTLVATLGVTSPEVARQHGVRGEGIMVHPDAAQLAQIAALIDAGKVRPAVSAILPLAEAFQAHELSRTGHVRGKIVLRVSG; encoded by the coding sequence ATGCAGGCAGTGAGATTTCACTCCTACGGGGACACCAAAGTCCTCGTACTGGAAGAGGCGCCCCGTCCCGAAGCCGGAGAGGGGGAAGTGCTCATTCGGGTCCACGCCGCAGGTGTGAATCCTCTGGATTGGAAAGTGCGCGCCGGTCACGTCAAGGCGTGGCTGCAGCACCGGCTCCCCTTGATCCCGGGTTGGGATGTCTCAGGGGTCGTGGAGGCGGTCGGCCCCGAGGTCACGAATTTCAAAGTCGGCGATGCGGTCTACGGCATGTTGGATTTCATGCGCGACGGCGCTTATGCGGAGTACGTGACGGCACGGACGCGGCATTTGGCGCTTAAGCCGAACTCCATCGACCATACTCAGGCCGGGGCGGCGCCCCTGGCCTCACTGACGGCCTGGCAATCCCTGTTCGAAGTGGCGGGTCTCGAATCCGGCCAAACCGTGCTCATTCATGCCGCGGCGGGCGGGGTGGGGCATTTTGCCGTCCAGTTCGCCAAGTGGAAAGGGGCCAAAATCATCGGAACAGCCTCCGCAAGCAACGCGGATTTTCTGCGGGCGCTGGGCGCCGATGAGGTGATCGATTATCGCTCCACCCGGTTCGAAGAGGCCGTGACCGACGTGGATGTGGTGCTCGATACCATTGGCGGAGACACCCAAGCGCGTTCCTGGAGGGTTCTCAAAAAGGGGGGAACTCTAGTCGCCACCTTGGGAGTCACCTCCCCGGAGGTGGCCCGCCAACACGGCGTGAGGGGTGAGGGGATCATGGTTCACCCTGACGCGGCTCAACTCGCTCAAATCGCGGCCTTGATCGACGCAGGGAAGGTGAGACCCGCTGTTTCCGCCATCCTTCCGCTGGCTGAGGCGTTTCAGGCCCATGAATTGAGCCGGACCGGCCACGTGAGGGGCAAAATCGTTCTTCGGGTAAGTGGTTGA
- the lexA gene encoding transcriptional repressor LexA, with protein MKSLTNKQSEIYEFIAAWQRDNGYPPTQEEIRAHFGLGSLNAVRNHLALIEKKGYVRLNFGKARGIRLSPLSTQSIPTQNGFIPLYGTIAAGLPIWAVDNLEGHLPISPGLFGGGELFALHVLGDSMIGAGIRNGDIAVIQKRNYVENGEIAAVLIEQEATLKRVYSSPDSLVLKADNPSFHDLKYGKENIDSILILGRYQGIVRTRNIRCSP; from the coding sequence TTGAAGAGCCTGACTAACAAGCAGTCCGAGATATACGAATTCATTGCAGCATGGCAGAGGGACAACGGCTACCCGCCAACTCAGGAGGAAATACGTGCGCACTTCGGGTTGGGCAGCCTCAACGCCGTCCGTAATCATCTCGCTCTGATCGAAAAGAAAGGCTATGTCCGTCTGAATTTCGGAAAAGCTCGTGGAATTCGGTTGTCGCCCTTATCCACGCAGAGCATTCCGACACAGAATGGTTTCATCCCTCTGTACGGCACGATTGCTGCGGGTCTACCCATATGGGCGGTAGACAATCTTGAAGGCCACCTGCCCATTTCGCCTGGCTTGTTTGGTGGGGGTGAGCTTTTTGCGCTGCACGTACTGGGCGATAGCATGATCGGAGCCGGAATCAGAAACGGCGATATCGCCGTCATTCAAAAGCGAAATTATGTCGAAAATGGGGAAATAGCGGCTGTTCTCATAGAGCAGGAGGCTACATTGAAGCGAGTCTATTCATCACCTGATTCGCTTGTTCTCAAAGCCGACAATCCTTCCTTTCACGACCTGAAATATGGTAAGGAGAATATCGACTCGATTCTCATCCTTGGGCGTTACCAGGGAATTGTCCGAACACGGAATATTCGGTGCTCCCCATGA
- a CDS encoding N-6 DNA methylase — MNVAEEVKNFGCYDVVSLGGKPTPKHLDYLDLLEESGTERLTVDAVAEFQSRPLLYILSGEQIRNVDDSQMPNLQCLLANRGERAYLGVLKPGELDVYPINLDRSRLLNSPPKTIKKASSAAPLFFQSVVNGVFTSEGQPEEPDYVFKIINDLMTDSSERLIKTYKLEPLDVLSFLGRALFFRFLSDRKIVEASELHVVCPQAKTVGDCFGNVTNSVSTCRWLDETFNGDLLPLPPDYEGVFRQADEQTEGRLFFHLRAILEGWEQVGDGQFQYTIDWGDLDFAHIPVGVLSQVYENFSKAWDPIHTKKTSAYYTPKNIARYLVDEAFEGVTAREDAQVLDASCGAGIFLVLAFRRLVATRWEHDGKRPDTKTIQSILYDQLCGFDVNESALRLAALSLYITAIELNGTPKPPESLKFPKPLREVVLHNHKRPEEQAAKGFVLGSLRSDVSENFNSRFDMIIGNPPWTRLNRGQEKINARFTELTRRILANRGLKEIAQAYHNPDNDPDLPFLWRSTEWAKQGGIIALALPGRIFLKQSKPGIDAFHAILKGIEITGILNGSNLSDSPAVWPGMDQPFMLFFARNRLPAAETHFYFVTPHFERRVNDEGRIRIDYQSAQPVAARKAVEDSRLLKTLSIGTILDVELLHKIDDLQWPSVEEYWSNNGLYSGLGYNLSPKQVQYDASFMQKLDDFQRPPNGEFSVRASSLPKFQRSTAHRLRLVELYTPPLLIVPESPGSSSLSPKSYVVRKPTAFSKSYYGFSAHGSKEADLIIALLYLITHADLFRYHVLLTSSRMGAERRTFLKENINHFPFPEIHDMSDQQQEIAVKLSRELESGSKKPWKAINDFIFDLYRFDQYDRQVVEDTLEVASPYKEARDRANAPPKLAERKAFYAALQRMIEPSFHITRETVSVDEIEIPAEDIPTSWHFFVVSSSAASATPSRTVQKTLISRITEEANRTGCSRFIVHDKACLLVGMISQYRYWTLSRARLCAIDILNEHLDVFPMGKN; from the coding sequence ATGAATGTCGCAGAGGAAGTCAAGAACTTCGGGTGTTACGATGTGGTGTCGCTCGGCGGCAAGCCGACTCCCAAACATTTGGACTACCTTGATCTGCTCGAGGAGTCTGGGACTGAGCGCCTGACAGTGGATGCCGTCGCCGAGTTCCAGTCCAGGCCCCTCCTTTATATTCTATCGGGAGAACAGATACGAAATGTGGACGACAGCCAGATGCCGAATTTGCAGTGTCTTCTGGCGAATCGGGGTGAGAGGGCGTATCTCGGTGTGCTGAAACCGGGCGAGTTGGATGTCTACCCCATCAACTTGGACCGTTCCCGCCTGCTTAACTCCCCCCCAAAAACCATCAAGAAGGCTTCTTCTGCGGCCCCCCTTTTTTTTCAGAGTGTCGTGAACGGCGTTTTTACCTCAGAAGGCCAGCCTGAAGAGCCTGATTATGTATTCAAGATAATTAATGATCTGATGACCGACTCTTCGGAGAGACTCATAAAAACCTACAAACTCGAACCTCTGGATGTCCTGTCATTTCTCGGCCGTGCATTGTTCTTCCGTTTCTTGTCGGATCGTAAGATAGTAGAAGCGAGTGAGCTTCATGTCGTTTGTCCGCAAGCGAAGACAGTCGGTGACTGTTTCGGTAATGTGACCAATTCCGTCTCAACCTGCAGGTGGCTCGACGAAACCTTCAACGGTGACCTACTTCCGCTCCCCCCCGACTATGAAGGTGTATTCAGACAGGCGGATGAACAAACAGAAGGTAGATTATTCTTTCATCTACGGGCCATCCTGGAGGGCTGGGAGCAGGTAGGAGATGGGCAGTTTCAATATACGATTGACTGGGGCGATCTTGACTTTGCCCACATACCCGTCGGTGTGCTCAGTCAGGTGTATGAGAATTTCAGCAAGGCGTGGGATCCGATACACACGAAAAAGACCAGCGCGTACTATACACCCAAGAATATTGCGCGTTACCTGGTCGACGAGGCATTTGAAGGCGTCACGGCCAGGGAGGACGCTCAAGTACTCGACGCAAGTTGCGGCGCCGGGATTTTTCTCGTTTTGGCGTTCAGGAGACTGGTAGCAACCCGCTGGGAGCACGATGGTAAGCGGCCCGACACAAAGACGATTCAGTCCATTCTGTATGATCAACTTTGTGGTTTCGATGTCAATGAGTCCGCCTTACGTTTGGCTGCATTGTCTCTCTACATTACCGCCATTGAACTTAATGGTACGCCGAAACCTCCCGAAAGCCTGAAATTCCCAAAACCACTGAGGGAAGTCGTTCTCCACAATCACAAACGACCTGAAGAGCAGGCGGCCAAAGGTTTTGTGCTGGGCAGTCTGCGTTCGGACGTCTCCGAGAACTTCAACAGCCGTTTCGATATGATCATCGGTAATCCCCCTTGGACTCGTCTGAACAGAGGGCAAGAAAAGATCAATGCACGATTCACGGAATTAACTCGTAGGATACTGGCCAATCGCGGGCTTAAAGAGATTGCGCAGGCTTACCATAATCCCGATAACGATCCGGACCTGCCTTTCCTGTGGAGGTCGACCGAATGGGCCAAACAGGGAGGCATTATTGCTTTGGCTCTGCCCGGACGCATATTTCTCAAACAGTCGAAGCCGGGCATCGATGCATTTCATGCCATACTGAAGGGAATCGAAATTACGGGCATATTGAATGGATCAAACCTTTCGGATAGCCCCGCAGTATGGCCGGGTATGGATCAGCCGTTCATGCTTTTTTTCGCACGCAACCGCCTTCCCGCTGCAGAGACGCATTTCTATTTTGTTACACCTCATTTCGAACGACGCGTTAATGACGAGGGGCGCATCCGTATTGATTATCAATCCGCTCAACCCGTAGCTGCTCGCAAGGCCGTGGAGGATTCCCGGTTGCTAAAGACGTTGTCGATAGGAACTATTCTCGACGTGGAACTTCTTCATAAGATAGACGACTTGCAATGGCCGAGCGTTGAGGAATACTGGAGTAACAATGGTCTGTATTCGGGGTTGGGGTACAATCTTTCCCCAAAGCAGGTCCAATATGACGCATCATTCATGCAGAAATTGGACGATTTCCAACGACCGCCGAATGGCGAATTCTCGGTTCGTGCGTCGTCACTGCCAAAGTTCCAGCGTAGTACAGCGCATAGGCTAAGGCTAGTGGAACTTTATACACCGCCTTTGCTTATTGTGCCGGAGTCACCGGGCTCTTCGTCGCTTTCGCCGAAATCATACGTCGTTCGAAAACCAACAGCTTTCAGTAAGAGTTATTATGGCTTTTCCGCCCACGGCAGCAAAGAAGCGGATTTGATTATAGCTCTTCTTTATCTGATCACTCATGCGGATCTGTTCAGGTATCACGTGCTGCTGACGAGTTCGAGGATGGGCGCGGAACGAAGAACTTTTCTCAAGGAGAACATCAACCACTTTCCTTTCCCGGAAATCCATGACATGTCCGACCAGCAACAAGAGATCGCCGTGAAACTGTCCCGTGAGCTTGAAAGCGGATCCAAAAAACCATGGAAGGCGATCAACGACTTCATTTTTGATCTCTACCGATTCGACCAGTACGACCGACAGGTTGTCGAAGATACGCTTGAAGTGGCCTCGCCTTACAAGGAGGCGCGGGATCGCGCCAACGCACCCCCAAAATTGGCTGAGCGCAAAGCCTTCTATGCTGCGCTGCAGCGAATGATCGAGCCTTCCTTCCACATAACGAGAGAGACGGTATCGGTTGATGAGATAGAGATTCCGGCGGAAGACATTCCCACATCTTGGCATTTTTTTGTGGTTTCTTCATCAGCCGCTTCGGCAACTCCATCACGAACGGTGCAGAAGACCCTTATCTCGCGAATCACCGAAGAGGCCAATAGAACAGGATGCAGTCGTTTTATTGTTCACGACAAGGCATGCTTACTAGTGGGAATGATTAGCCAATATCGATACTGGACGCTAAGTCGTGCCCGCTTGTGTGCGATAGATATACTCAATGAGCATCTTGACGTATTTCCCATGGGAAAGAACTGA
- a CDS encoding decarboxylase gives MVEDPITIQDLKSVFAQECPTLPEAELKLFVHHYFQFRDTYLDILGIHPPPIYVLEPSVLEQRAHRFRNAFRAHLPESAFYFAVKSNNHPEVSNILLGCGFGLEVSSGLELDTALKLDARDIVFNGPGKTEAELRLAARNPESVVVLMDSFGELQRLEAIAAKENAQVRAGVRLTTIPEGLWRKFGIVPDDLPSFWETAARCTHVRLVGLHFHSSWNLTPDSQIGFTEVLAGVLTRMPGSFRQQLEFIDIGGGYWPGQGEWLQTAGTPKGMLRKALMRQTESGPVHYRMPALSIERFAEPLAAAIREQILPIVDCRIFLEPGRWICNDAMHLLISVVDKKAEDLVITDAGANAVGWERFETDYFPILNLTRPAMTERPCHILGSLCTPHDVWGYGYWGEDIRPGDVLMIPTQGAYTYSLRQHFIKPVPPVITVGNVASTPGH, from the coding sequence ATGGTTGAAGACCCGATCACGATTCAGGATTTGAAATCCGTGTTCGCCCAGGAATGCCCTACATTGCCCGAGGCGGAGCTTAAGCTTTTTGTACACCATTATTTTCAATTCCGGGACACGTATCTGGACATTCTCGGCATACATCCGCCGCCGATCTATGTTCTGGAGCCCTCGGTCCTGGAGCAAAGAGCGCACCGATTCCGGAATGCCTTCCGCGCACATTTGCCTGAATCGGCTTTTTATTTTGCCGTGAAGAGCAACAACCATCCCGAGGTGTCCAACATCCTTCTTGGCTGCGGCTTCGGCCTCGAGGTGTCCAGCGGTCTCGAACTCGATACGGCCTTAAAGCTCGACGCGCGGGATATTGTCTTCAACGGTCCCGGAAAGACGGAAGCCGAACTGCGGTTGGCCGCAAGGAATCCCGAAAGCGTTGTCGTGCTGATGGACAGCTTCGGGGAACTGCAGCGGCTTGAAGCCATCGCGGCGAAAGAAAACGCGCAGGTTCGAGCCGGCGTGCGCCTGACCACCATCCCGGAAGGGCTTTGGCGGAAATTCGGTATTGTTCCGGACGACTTGCCTTCTTTTTGGGAAACCGCCGCCCGTTGCACCCACGTGCGGTTGGTGGGTCTGCATTTTCATTCCAGCTGGAACCTGACTCCTGACTCCCAGATCGGGTTCACCGAGGTCCTGGCCGGGGTTTTGACGCGGATGCCCGGGTCCTTCAGACAGCAGTTGGAGTTTATCGATATCGGGGGAGGGTACTGGCCGGGTCAGGGTGAATGGCTTCAGACCGCGGGGACTCCGAAGGGCATGCTGAGAAAGGCCCTCATGAGACAGACCGAGTCCGGTCCGGTCCATTACCGGATGCCCGCTCTATCCATCGAGCGCTTCGCCGAACCACTTGCAGCGGCCATTCGAGAACAGATCCTTCCGATTGTGGACTGCCGGATCTTTCTCGAACCGGGTCGATGGATCTGCAACGACGCCATGCATCTCCTGATATCCGTTGTAGACAAGAAGGCCGAGGACCTGGTCATCACGGACGCCGGCGCCAATGCCGTCGGTTGGGAACGGTTCGAGACGGACTATTTCCCGATATTGAACCTGACTCGTCCCGCTATGACGGAAAGGCCATGCCATATCCTGGGGTCTCTGTGCACCCCGCACGATGTCTGGGGATACGGTTACTGGGGCGAAGACATCCGGCCGGGCGACGTGCTCATGATTCCGACGCAAGGAGCGTACACGTACAGCCTCCGGCAACATTTCATCAAACCCGTGCCGCCGGTGATTACGGTTGGGAATGTTGCGTCGACGCCCGGACACTGA
- a CDS encoding ATP-grasp domain-containing protein, with protein sequence MQPNHNPKVLVVGTTADYIEWIRRACPGRALFLTEPGVRRTALEPAPAPVEELLSDLADYDAARDALRAHLLAWELKLDGIACFDCESMELTAVLAEEFHLSYPSAETIGRCRDKYASKRLWQESGVPCPRTRLVRSSAELGAFFEDIGGPCVLKPLTGSGSELVFCCSDPEECERALLEIRRGLEARETHRMYGNSVSKGPCVVAEEFVAGTEFSCDFLVRDDRVDVLRLTRKIHSTEGPFGTIRGYALVTRPPGDMDQRRFERVLGDGAKALGITDAICMVDFLVRDEGIVLLEMTPRPGGDCLPFLLREAGHLDPLILTLDIAQRRPVRPVLYTGAKNWVGLRLHAGRNGVLRAMDVRPLRRDPRVREVHLIRTPGHIVRMPPEDYDSWLLGHVLMEPFAEPDVETQCHELFGRFVVEIES encoded by the coding sequence ATGCAACCGAATCATAACCCAAAAGTACTGGTGGTCGGTACAACGGCCGACTACATCGAGTGGATCCGCCGCGCATGCCCCGGCCGGGCGCTCTTTCTCACGGAACCGGGGGTGCGGCGGACGGCGCTGGAACCGGCTCCGGCTCCGGTTGAGGAACTCCTTTCCGACTTGGCTGACTACGACGCGGCGAGGGATGCATTGAGGGCGCATCTCCTGGCCTGGGAACTCAAGCTCGACGGAATCGCCTGTTTCGATTGTGAGTCGATGGAGCTGACGGCGGTTCTCGCGGAGGAGTTTCATCTGAGTTATCCTTCCGCCGAAACCATTGGGCGTTGCCGGGACAAGTATGCATCCAAACGGCTCTGGCAAGAAAGCGGAGTGCCGTGTCCTCGAACGCGATTGGTTCGATCATCGGCCGAACTCGGCGCCTTTTTCGAAGACATCGGTGGTCCTTGCGTGTTGAAACCGCTTACGGGCAGCGGCAGTGAGCTGGTGTTTTGCTGCAGCGATCCGGAGGAGTGTGAACGAGCCCTGCTGGAGATCCGGCGCGGATTGGAAGCCAGGGAGACCCATCGGATGTACGGCAACTCCGTATCCAAGGGTCCGTGCGTGGTGGCGGAGGAGTTCGTTGCCGGGACCGAGTTCAGCTGTGATTTCCTTGTCCGGGATGACCGGGTGGATGTTCTACGGCTGACTCGAAAGATTCATTCCACCGAGGGACCCTTCGGCACGATTCGCGGCTATGCCCTGGTTACACGTCCTCCGGGAGACATGGATCAACGTCGGTTCGAGCGGGTTCTTGGTGACGGCGCGAAGGCTTTGGGGATTACCGACGCGATTTGCATGGTGGATTTTCTCGTACGCGACGAGGGCATCGTGCTGTTGGAAATGACTCCCCGCCCCGGTGGGGATTGCCTACCGTTCCTTCTCCGCGAGGCGGGCCATTTGGACCCGCTGATTCTGACCCTCGATATCGCTCAGCGACGCCCCGTCCGCCCCGTTCTCTATACGGGTGCGAAAAACTGGGTAGGGCTGCGCCTGCATGCCGGGCGCAACGGCGTTTTGCGGGCCATGGATGTGCGTCCGCTTCGCCGGGACCCCAGAGTGCGTGAGGTGCATTTAATCCGAACGCCGGGCCACATCGTGCGAATGCCTCCGGAAGACTACGATTCCTGGTTGTTGGGTCATGTCCTAATGGAACCCTTTGCCGAACCGGATGTAGAAACTCAGTGTCACGAGCTTTTTGGACGGTTCGTGGTGGAGATCGAATCATAA
- a CDS encoding GNAT family N-acetyltransferase: MTTVKTCEDPEGCRRLWERIWPAECLFDLWPVRSCFLEPFDRTPYFLVAEHKGVVRGMLALSWIEEKACFGHFPGETWNGKTWLEQNRIPASGPLVAAELLNHVPAEAHLRYLTRESLPQNEELVELDEVGYLFFPRQYDWSFETYMQQFSGKTRKKLVRELSLLKSMGVSYRYDTLSDMDHLFDLNRNTFGERSYFNDPRFLKSFENLVSWLRNNELLRITTVMVGGEVAAVDVGAVWNRSYTVLAGGAHSDFSGVGKLINFHHIEWACQRRLEKVDFLCGDFGWKERFHLDPHPLFEIRIAPSPALQGNTCFENRPAFERTQRPRLHLQI; encoded by the coding sequence ATGACTACCGTTAAAACGTGTGAAGACCCTGAAGGGTGCCGGCGTCTCTGGGAACGGATATGGCCCGCCGAGTGCCTGTTCGACTTGTGGCCGGTGCGATCCTGTTTTCTGGAGCCCTTTGATCGTACCCCCTACTTCCTGGTTGCGGAACACAAAGGAGTTGTAAGGGGGATGCTGGCGTTGAGCTGGATCGAGGAGAAGGCGTGTTTCGGTCACTTTCCGGGCGAGACCTGGAACGGGAAGACGTGGCTGGAGCAGAACCGAATCCCGGCCTCCGGCCCCTTGGTAGCCGCGGAGCTTCTGAACCACGTTCCCGCCGAGGCTCATCTGCGATATCTGACCCGGGAATCGCTGCCACAGAATGAAGAACTCGTGGAGCTGGACGAGGTGGGCTATCTCTTTTTCCCAAGACAGTATGATTGGTCCTTCGAAACCTACATGCAGCAGTTTTCAGGTAAAACCCGAAAGAAGCTGGTCCGGGAGTTAAGCCTTCTGAAATCCATGGGCGTTTCCTATCGATATGACACGCTTTCGGATATGGATCATCTGTTCGACTTGAATCGAAACACGTTCGGGGAACGGTCATATTTCAACGATCCCAGGTTCTTGAAGTCCTTCGAAAATCTTGTGTCCTGGCTGCGTAACAACGAACTCCTCCGGATCACCACGGTCATGGTGGGCGGCGAGGTCGCCGCCGTTGACGTTGGTGCGGTGTGGAACCGCTCGTATACCGTTCTGGCCGGAGGCGCGCATTCGGACTTTTCGGGTGTCGGCAAACTGATCAACTTTCACCACATCGAGTGGGCGTGCCAACGTCGTTTGGAAAAGGTCGATTTTCTTTGTGGAGATTTCGGTTGGAAAGAGCGGTTTCATCTGGATCCCCACCCGCTCTTCGAGATTCGAATTGCTCCGTCGCCGGCGCTTCAGGGGAACACCTGCTTCGAAAATAGACCCGCCTTCGAGCGGACTCAGCGCCCTCGTCTTCATCTGCAAATATAA
- a CDS encoding S-adenosylmethionine decarboxylase, whose translation MKNTALKAREIEANVWGIASAIDIHNCDADKIRDAEAIRRFVIKLCQLIEMKRFGDTMVVHFGEDERVAGYSMVQLIETSLISAHFANQTNATYLDVFSCKPYDPETVQAFAQEYFGGTHSTLNVTLRR comes from the coding sequence ATGAAGAATACGGCCCTGAAAGCTAGAGAAATAGAAGCAAATGTTTGGGGCATCGCCTCTGCGATTGACATCCACAACTGCGATGCCGACAAAATTCGAGACGCTGAAGCGATCCGGCGTTTTGTGATCAAATTGTGCCAGCTGATCGAGATGAAGCGCTTTGGAGATACCATGGTGGTTCATTTCGGGGAAGACGAGCGGGTAGCAGGGTATTCGATGGTGCAACTCATCGAGACCTCCCTCATCTCCGCTCATTTTGCGAACCAGACGAATGCAACCTATCTGGATGTGTTCAGCTGCAAACCCTATGATCCGGAGACCGTTCAGGCCTTCGCCCAAGAGTATTTCGGAGGTACCCACAGCACTCTCAACGTAACGCTGAGGCGCTAA